A genome region from Ptiloglossa arizonensis isolate GNS036 chromosome 4, iyPtiAriz1_principal, whole genome shotgun sequence includes the following:
- the LOC143145714 gene encoding facilitated trehalose transporter Tret1-like isoform X2 — protein MSVSLANDDRTRDQPVDRLPRYTVVLLATLPAFSIGTYLAWTSPALSILGKIDQLTYTEQESSWICASVAVGATVGSLPAKIIADKIGRKKSILLSSLVLSLCWFVIGFARSKLWWAIRVAFCGWCSVRWVLCSGSNVPFRNRERDRQRIIVDDFPVSSRSWSSVRVRHSNSVPAMSLLCALVPGVLLLASHLMTESPVWLIAQDRRTEADEIATRLGGGHYLTEEEACTFQGATILELRRHRRATMIALGMMIFQQLSGVNALVSYATVIYKRIGFPLSWATSSLILGLTYVIATLLSKSLIDRVGRKLLLFLSMSTMSVCMFIISGYFRLQNTHSVSVFSWLPFFCVPIFVTAFSVGSGPIPWIIVEKIFPKDVKSTAIFASTICNWTSMIVAIKCFQDMVDSMGISSTFAAFGMVSLIGTVFVAVLVPETEGKSIEELQIELHQGQQDNVICI, from the exons ATGTCGGTGTCGCTcgcgaacgacgatcgaacACGCGACCAACCGGTCGACAGACTTCCGCGGTATACCGTGGTGCTGCTGG cCACCCTACCCGCGTTTTCGATTGGTACGTATCTTGCGTGGACCTCGCCAGCGTTGTCGATCCTTGGTAAAATTGACCAGTTGACGTACACCGAACAGGAAAGTTCATGGATCTGTGCCTCGGTGGCTGTCGGCGCCACGGTTGGCAGCCTGCCAGCGAAGATAATTGCTGACAAGATCGGTCGTAAGAAGAGCATTCTGCTGAGCAGCCTGGTGTTATCGTTGTGCTGGTTCGTTATTGGGTTTGCACGGAGCAAACTATGGTGG GCTATTCGTGTCGCGTTTTGTGGCTGGTGTAGCGTGCGGTGGGTCCTCTGCAGTGGTTCCAATGTTCCTTTTCGAAATCGCGAACGAGACCGTCAGAGAATCATTGTGGACGATTTTCCAGTTTCAAGTCGCTCTTGGAGTTCTGTTCGCGTACGTCACAG CAACAGTGTGCCCGCCATGTCGCTTTTGTGTGCCTTGGTACCTGGAGTTCTGTTACTCGCGTCTCATTTGATGACCGAATCACCTGTTTGGCTGATCGCGCAGGATAGACGAACAGAAGCCGATGAAATAGCGACACGACTCGGAGGAGGACATTATTTAACCGAAGAAGAAGCATGCACTTTTCAAGGGGCCACCATTTTGGAACTAAGACGGCACAGAAGGGCGACAATGATCGCTCTAG GCATGATGATCTTCCAACAGTTATCAGGGGTGAACGCTCTCGTTTCCTACGCGACGGTGATATACAAACGCATAGGATTCCCCTTAAGCTGGGCAACTTCTTCGCTTATCCTGGGATTGACGTACGTGATCGCTACACTGCTTTCGAAAAGCCTCATCGATCGTGTCGGCAGGAAACTTCTGTTGTTCCTCAGCATGTCCACCATGTCTGTTTGTATGTTCATTATATCAGGATATTTTCGTCTGCAG AACACGCACAGCGTGTCGGTGTTCAGCTGGTTGCCATTTTTCTGTGTCCCGATCTTCGTGACCGCTTTCAGTGTCGGTTCTGGACCGATACCTTGGATcatcgttgaaaaaatatttccaaaagacGTGAAATCGACAGCCATTTTCGCGAGTACGATTTGCAACTGGACGTCGATGATTGTTGCGATTAAATGTTTCCAAGACATGGTGGACTCAATGGGAATCTCGTCGACGTTCGCCGCGTTTGGAATGGTCAGTTTGATCGGTACCGTGTTCGTTGCTGTATTGGTACCGGAAACGGAAGGAAAGAGCATCGAGGAATTGCAGATTGAACTGCACCAAGGACAGCAGGATAACGTGATCTGTATCTAA
- the LOC143145714 gene encoding facilitated trehalose transporter Tret1-like isoform X1, with translation MSVSLANDDRTRDQPVDRLPRYTVVLLATLPAFSIGTYLAWTSPALSILGKIDQLTYTEQESSWICASVAVGATVGSLPAKIIADKIGRKKSILLSSLVLSLCWFVIGFARSKLWLFVSRFVAGVACGGSSAVVPMFLFEIANETVRESLWTIFQFQVALGVLFAYVTGFSNSVPAMSLLCALVPGVLLLASHLMTESPVWLIAQDRRTEADEIATRLGGGHYLTEEEACTFQGATILELRRHRRATMIALGMMIFQQLSGVNALVSYATVIYKRIGFPLSWATSSLILGLTYVIATLLSKSLIDRVGRKLLLFLSMSTMSVCMFIISGYFRLQNTHSVSVFSWLPFFCVPIFVTAFSVGSGPIPWIIVEKIFPKDVKSTAIFASTICNWTSMIVAIKCFQDMVDSMGISSTFAAFGMVSLIGTVFVAVLVPETEGKSIEELQIELHQGQQDNVICI, from the exons ATGTCGGTGTCGCTcgcgaacgacgatcgaacACGCGACCAACCGGTCGACAGACTTCCGCGGTATACCGTGGTGCTGCTGG cCACCCTACCCGCGTTTTCGATTGGTACGTATCTTGCGTGGACCTCGCCAGCGTTGTCGATCCTTGGTAAAATTGACCAGTTGACGTACACCGAACAGGAAAGTTCATGGATCTGTGCCTCGGTGGCTGTCGGCGCCACGGTTGGCAGCCTGCCAGCGAAGATAATTGCTGACAAGATCGGTCGTAAGAAGAGCATTCTGCTGAGCAGCCTGGTGTTATCGTTGTGCTGGTTCGTTATTGGGTTTGCACGGAGCAAACTATG GCTATTCGTGTCGCGTTTTGTGGCTGGTGTAGCGTGCGGTGGGTCCTCTGCAGTGGTTCCAATGTTCCTTTTCGAAATCGCGAACGAGACCGTCAGAGAATCATTGTGGACGATTTTCCAGTTTCAAGTCGCTCTTGGAGTTCTGTTCGCGTACGTCACAG GTTTTAGCAACAGTGTGCCCGCCATGTCGCTTTTGTGTGCCTTGGTACCTGGAGTTCTGTTACTCGCGTCTCATTTGATGACCGAATCACCTGTTTGGCTGATCGCGCAGGATAGACGAACAGAAGCCGATGAAATAGCGACACGACTCGGAGGAGGACATTATTTAACCGAAGAAGAAGCATGCACTTTTCAAGGGGCCACCATTTTGGAACTAAGACGGCACAGAAGGGCGACAATGATCGCTCTAG GCATGATGATCTTCCAACAGTTATCAGGGGTGAACGCTCTCGTTTCCTACGCGACGGTGATATACAAACGCATAGGATTCCCCTTAAGCTGGGCAACTTCTTCGCTTATCCTGGGATTGACGTACGTGATCGCTACACTGCTTTCGAAAAGCCTCATCGATCGTGTCGGCAGGAAACTTCTGTTGTTCCTCAGCATGTCCACCATGTCTGTTTGTATGTTCATTATATCAGGATATTTTCGTCTGCAG AACACGCACAGCGTGTCGGTGTTCAGCTGGTTGCCATTTTTCTGTGTCCCGATCTTCGTGACCGCTTTCAGTGTCGGTTCTGGACCGATACCTTGGATcatcgttgaaaaaatatttccaaaagacGTGAAATCGACAGCCATTTTCGCGAGTACGATTTGCAACTGGACGTCGATGATTGTTGCGATTAAATGTTTCCAAGACATGGTGGACTCAATGGGAATCTCGTCGACGTTCGCCGCGTTTGGAATGGTCAGTTTGATCGGTACCGTGTTCGTTGCTGTATTGGTACCGGAAACGGAAGGAAAGAGCATCGAGGAATTGCAGATTGAACTGCACCAAGGACAGCAGGATAACGTGATCTGTATCTAA